From Aspergillus fumigatus Af293 chromosome 3, whole genome shotgun sequence, a single genomic window includes:
- a CDS encoding FAD binding domain protein, with protein MSKTQPSSSSFPLPTLHDVIIIGAGPCGLAVAARLNEPTPSAMFTDEEHQRYHWINKHSGRMTLVQAHGKKLNAVKAEKWQSYDKRQHQRQGRGRSPSSTASDSSEGTWLSSPPSLSSSPSSVDDRQGTQMQAMGRKGGISMLVLDGTAGGWMERWHRAFRALEIAQLRSPMFFHVDPADRDGMLAYTQETGREKDLWEIPGCVGKEVSKHKKKKRLRGKPVAIGEVEIDERDRKDYFSPSTGLFADYCASIIERYGLDAPGLVLQNEVDDICYGFHEHISPAEKIFTVTANDGRQFYSRAAVLAIGPGKTKIFPFEMSAEEKMGACHSSEIQTFPSPNVKSKIQQRQETNVVVVGGGLSSAQIVDMAVRKGVTKVWFLMRSDLKERLEMIKIARNGGSITPRYQKIVKHHAARNRVSIHTRTVIRSKEFCPSSQTWRLTTDPPIPDLPPIDYIYCATGMKCDVRELPLLNQMHRDYPIETKQGLPCITDDLMWRTDVPLFVTGRLASLRIGPGAPNLEGARLGAERIAWAMEEVLGRKEAEDDEVGRSRECFCGLGNRYAELLNEGEFDWEE; from the exons ATGAGCAAGACGcagccttcctcctcctcgtttCCGCTCCCCACCCTCCACGATGTGATTATCATCGGCGCCGGACCCTGCGGCCTCGCCGTCGCCGCGAGACTAAACGAACCAACCCCCTCCGCCATGTTCACCGACGAAGAACACCAACGGTACCACTGGATCAACAAGCATAGCGGACGGATGACACTCGTGCAGGCACACGGGAAGAAACTCAATGCCGTCAAGGCGGAGAAGTGGCAGAGCTACGACAAGCGGCAGCATCAGCGGCAGGGCCGGGGCAGAAGTCCTTCATCTACAGCCTCAGATAGCTCCGAGGGGACATGGCTCTCCTCTCCGCCGTCGTTGTCTTCGAGTCCGTCGTCGGTGGACGATAGGCAGGGAACGCAGATGCAGGCGATGGGTAGGAAGGGAGGGATCTCAATGCTGGTGCTGGATGGAACTGCTGGGGGGTGGATGGAGCGGTGGCACCGGGCGTTCAGGGCGCTTGAGATTGCGCAGCTGCGTAGTCCGATGTTCTTCCATGTGGATCCTGCGGACAGGGATGGCATGCTGGCGTATACGCAGGAGACGGGGCGGGAGAAGGATCTGTGGGAGATTCCGGGGTGTGTGGGGAAGGAGGTGAGCAAGcataagaagaagaagaggctgcgGGGGAAGCCTGT GGCGATTGGCGAGGTGGAGATCGATGAACGAGACCGGAAGGATTACTTCTCACCGTCGACGGGGCTGTTTGCGGACTACTGTGCCAGTATCATTGAGCGGTATGGGCTGGATGCACCTGGTCTGGTTCTCCAGAATGAGGTCGATGATATTTGTTATGGCTTTCATGAGCATATCTCGCCTGCCGAGAAGATCTTTACAGTGACAGCCAACGACGGGAGGCAGTTTTACAGTCGAGCTGCGGTGCTGGCTATCGGGCCGGGTAAAACGAAAATCTTCCCGTTTGAAATGTctgccgaggagaagatgggtgCTTGTCATAGCAGCGAGATCCAGACGTTTCCTAGTCCTAACGTGAAAAGCAAAATACAGCAGAGACAGGAGACGAAtgttgtcgtcgtcggtggAGGGTTGTCGTCTGCACAAATTGTCGACATGGCTGTTCGAAAGGGAGTGACCAAGGTGTGGTTTCTCATGCGGTCAGATCTCAAGG AACGTCTCGAGATGATCAAAATCGCCCGTAACGGCGGCAGCATAACGCCCCGCTACCAGAAAATCGTCAAGCACCACGCAGCCCGCAACCGAGTATCTATCCACACGCGCACCGTCATCCGCAGCAAGGAGTTCTGCCCCTCGTCGCAGACATGGCGTCTCACCACAGACCCTCCCATTCCGGACCTCCCCCCAATCGACTACATCTACTGCGCAACAGGCATGAAGTGCGACGTCCGGGAGCTGCCGCTCTTAAATCAAATGCACCGCGACTACCCTATTGAGACTAAGCAAGGGCTCCCGTGCATCACAGACGATCTCATGTGGCGGACTGATGTGCCTCTGTTCGTGACAGGAAGGCTGGCTTCGCTGCGTATCGGCCCTGGGGCGCCGAACCTTGAAGGAGCACGACTGGGGGCCGAGAGGATTGCGTGGGCCATGGAGGAAGTGCTAGGCAGGAAAGAggcggaggacgatgaggtGGGACGGTCCAGGGAGTGTTTTTGTGGGCTGGGGAACCGCTATGCTGAGTTGTTGAACGAGGGAGAATTCGATTGGGAGGAATAG